Proteins encoded within one genomic window of Oncorhynchus nerka isolate Pitt River linkage group LG17, Oner_Uvic_2.0, whole genome shotgun sequence:
- the kdr gene encoding vascular endothelial growth factor receptor 2 isoform X4 yields the protein MPRVRGKSQCHATYLLLHEVAYICALLCQQSQSVKTLLSQYPTKELNPNGKDIFWDSMKGVSVPSHLISYAGLVFCQTRIHNETYKSPLYIVTVVGYKIHDLTLTPAHERLSVGEKLVLNCTAYTELSVAIEFTWTHPISLAPVNGSGRTYTTSHKKKLWNSLELSNTLTVENVTGNYTGKYTCTASSGKMVKTASASLVVFEKPFIDFDDHKWVKVLGVNASAQNIKIPVKFDAYPEPTVRWYKNDQPIYKDDYRFKPTRDSLMILGLAEKDAGNYTVVLTNKITKEEQRRSVQLLVNVPPHIIEKEVAVDTDVHMYGSSPTLRCTARGIPTPTRIQWQWMSREDCPLLFQSGVASFGVKMEDCTKWRDISNTTGQNPIARISSDTDHVHKTVSSLKIQKAKVHALYKCLTSNKAGQDSRIIVFHVTRGLELSVSPSREPIEQDQVVLRCKADRLIYGNLAWFRVENEFDTEQVPAVQSCRGLSLSQQPLSQAVLSGLQGTNVTLELPLTNVSRRDQGVYACQVENIKTGERTCLLRHLTLRALEAARILNNLTDQRVNVSATTMLICEVTGTPTPTVMWTKHNQTVVEGSGVILSRLNQTLTILRVKEEDGGLYTCTACNSRGCDTSQSNLITEGAEEKTNVELIVPIGSVVIAMFFWLLIVFVIRSRKRTNNGDMKTGYLSIILDSEDMPMDEHCERLTYDANKWEFPRDRLKLGDQLGRGAFGQVVEAAAFGIEKATTCTTVAVKMLKEGATSSEYRALMSELKILIHIGHHLNVVNLLGACTKPGSPLMVIVEYCKHGNLSSYLKSKRGEYSPFKRRRPRSGQWERMEEDVTEGDLGLGTSTHLDICTGTAVCSRPGEESSVSHVEEEDESCEWEEHLTMEDLISYSFQVAKGMEFLSSRKCIHRDLAARNILLSENNIVKICDFGLARDVYKDPDYVRKGDARLPLKWMAPETIFDRVYTTQSDVWSFGILLWEIFSLGASPYPGVGIDEAFCRRLKEGTRMRAPDYATTEIYQTMLDCWLDKPTDRPNFTELVEHLGNLLQASAHQDGKDYIPLTAVEVEGGSLSPEPRNPFTRIIREETHVPQIHCDNTPAISLGLSQQSDRCSRPLSVKTFDDVPVGHSSVMEGQTDSGMCLSPEEMKSLDHQRHRTSNFSHIQRCKSKESLASESSNQTSGYQSGYHSDDTDAPIYANEEMIMKRSIVKKPLPPKTADKFSVEVRYSTPPV from the exons ATGCCGAGGGTCCGTGGAAAATCTCAATGTCACGCTACATACC TCTTACTACATGAAGTGGCCTACATTTGTGCTCTACTCTGTCAACAAAGCCAGTCGGTAAAGACCTTGCTCTCTCAG TATCCCACGAAAGAACTTAATCCGAACGGCAAGGACATTTTTTGGGATAGCATGAAGGGTGTCTCAGTCCCCAGTCACCTGATCAGCTACGCTGGACTGGTCTTCTGTCAGACACGCATACACAATGAGACCTACAAGTCACCTCTctacattgttacagttgttg GATATAAGATCCATGACCTTACCCTGACCCCGGCACATGAGAGGCTGTCTGTGGGGGAAAAATTGGTGCTAAACTGCACTGCCTACACAGAGCTCAGCGTGGCCATCGAATTCACCTGGACACACCCTATCAGCCTG GCCCCAGTGAATGGCTCTGGTCGGACCTACACCACGTCACACAAGAAGAAGCTGTGGAACTCTCTGGAACTGTCCAACACACTCACAGTGGAGAACGTGACCGGCAACTACACAGGAAAGTATACCTGCACAGCCTCCAGTGGAAAAATGGTCAAAACTGCATCTGCATCTCTTGTGGTCTTTG AAAAGCCTTTTATTGATTTTGATGACCACAAGTGGGTTAAGGTTCTGGGGGTGAACGCTAGTGCCCAGAACATTAAGATCCCAGTCAAGTTCGACGCCTACCCAGAACCTACAGTCAGATG GTATAAGAATGACCAGCCTATTTACAAGGATGACTATAGATTTAAACCTACCAGGGACTCGCTCATGATCCTTGGCCTAGCTGAAAAGGATGCTGGGAATTACACCGTGGTCTTGACCAATAAGATAACAAAAGAAGAGCAGAGACGCTCCGTCCAGCTCTTGGTCAATG TCCCTCCCCATATCATTGAGAAGGAGGTTGCTGTGGACACTGATGTTCACATGTACGGCAGCAGCCCCACCCTCAGGTGCACTGCCCGTGGAATCCCCACCCCTACACGCATCCAATGGCAGTGGATGTCCAGAGAGGACTGCCCACTCCTCTTTCA GTCGGGAGTGGCGAGCTTTGGGGTCAAGATGGAGGACTGTACCAAATGGAGGGACATCAGCAATACCACAGGGCAGAATCCTATCGCCCGAATTAGCAGTGACACAGATCACGTACACAAG ACTGTGAGTTCTCTGAAGATCCAGAAAGCCAAGGTCCACGCCCTCTACAAATGCCTGACTTCTAACAAAGCGGGACAAGATTCACGCATTATCGTCTTCCATGTGACAC GTGGTCTGGAGCTGAGTGTGTCTCCGTCCCGTGAGCCCATTGAGCAGGACCAGGTGGTTCTGAGGTGTAAGGCAGACAGGCTGATCTATGGAAATTTGGCCTGGTTCCGTGTggaaaatgagtttgacacagaGCAGGTCCCTGCTGTCCAGTCCTGTCGGGGCCTGTCCCTATCCCAGCAGCCCTTGTCCCAGGCTGTCCTCTCTGGGCTGCAGGGCACCAACGTTACCCTGGAGCTGCCCCTGACCAATGTGTCTCGGAGGGACCAGGGGGTGTACGCCTGCCAGGTGGAGAACATCAAGACTGGGGAGAGGACATGTCTCCTCCGACACCTCACCCTCAGAG CACTTGAGGCCGCGAGGATCCTGAACAATTTGACAGACCAGAGAGTGAACGTCAGTGCGACGACCATGCTAATATGTGAGGTGACCGGTACACCCACCCCAACCGTGATGTGGACCAAACACAACCAAACAGTGGTGGAGGGCTCTG GTGTGATTCTGAGCCGATTGAACCAGACCCTGACCATCCTGCGTGTGAAGGAGGAGGACGGTGGTCTGTATACCTGTACTGCCTGTAACAGCCGGGGCTGCGACACATCTCAGAGCAACCTTATCACTGAAG GTGCAGAGGAGAAGACTAATGTAGAGCTGATTGTTCCTATTGGCTCTGTGGTCATCGCCATGTTCTTCTGGCTTCTCATCGTCTTCGTCATCCGCAGCAGGAAAAGA aCAAATAATGGGGACATGAAGACAGGGTACCTGTCCATCATCCTTGACTCTGAGGACATGCCCATGGACGAGCACTGTGAGAGGCTCACATACGACGCCAACAAGTGGGAGTTCCCTCGTGACAGGCTGAAACTAG GTGACCAATTGGGGCGTGGAGCTTTTGGACAGGTAGTAGAGGCAGCAGCCTTTGGCATAGAGAAAGCCACTACCTGTACTACAGTGGCAGTCAAGATGCTGAAAG AGGGAGCCACATCCAGTGAGTACCGTGCACTGATGTCAGAGCTGAAGATCCTCATCCACATCGGCCACCATCTCAATGTGGTCAACCTGCTGGGGGCCTGCACCAAACCAGGGA gTCCATTGATGGTGATTGTGGAGTACTGTAAACACGGCAACCTCTCCAGCTATTTAAAGAGCAAGCGTGGAGAGTACAGCCCCTTCAAG AGGAGGCGGCCTCGGTCAGGTCAGTGGGAGCGGATGGAGGAGGACGTGACTGAAGGGGACCTGGGTTTGGGGACCAGCACCCACTTGGACATTTGCACTGGGACAGCAGTCTGCTCCAGACCTGGAGAGGAGAGCTCTGTTAGCCacgtagaggaggaggatg AGAGTTGTGAGTGGGAGGAGCACCTGACAATGGAGGACCTGATCAGCTATAGCTTCCAGGTGGCCAAGGGCATGGAGTTCCTATCCTCTCGCAAGTGCATCCATCGGGACCTAGCAGCTAGGAACATCTTGCTCTCAGAAAACAACATTGTGAAGATCTGTGACTTTGGTCTGGCCAGAGACGTCTACAAAGACCCCGACTACGTCCGCAAGGGAGAC GCGCGGCTCCCTCTGAAATGGATGGCTCCTGAGACCATCTTCGACCGGGTCTATACCACACAGAGCGACGTGTGGTCCTTTGGCATTCTGCTCTGGGAGATCTTCTCTCTGG GGGCATCTCCATACCCTGGTGTTGGCATTGATGAGGCCTTCTGCAGGAGGCTGAAGGAAGGGACCAGGATGAGAGCACCAGACTACGCCACCACTGAGAT ATATCAAACCATGTTGGACTGCTGGCTGGACAAACCTACCGACAGACCAAATTTCACTGAGCTCGTAGAACATCTGGGGAACCTGCTACAGGCCAGCGCTCATCAG GATGGGAAGGACTACATCCCTTTGACAgcagtggaggtggaggggggcTCACTCAGCCCTGAACCCAGGAACCCCTTCACCAGGATCATCAGAGAGGAAACCCATGTCCCCCAGATTCACTGTGACAACACACCCGCCATCTCCCTCGG GCTCTCCCAGCAGAGTGACAGGTGCAGTCGACCACTCAGTGTGAAGACTTTTGATGACGTCCCTGTGGGGCATAGCAGCGTCATG GAGGGTCAGACGGACAGCGGTATGTGCCTATCACCAGAGGAGATGAAGAGTCTGGACCATCAGCGTCACCGCACGTCCAACTTCAG TCACATCCAGCGATGTAAGAGTAAGGAGTCTCTGGCCTCCGAGTCGTCCAATCAGACGAGTGGGTACCAGTCAGGCTACCACTCAGACGACACTGACGCACCCATTTATGCTAATGAGGAGATGATCATGAAGAGAAGCATTGTGAAGAAGCCACTGCCGCCCAAAACAGCAGACAAGTTCAGTGTTGAGGTGCGCTACAGTACACCCCCTGTTTAG
- the kdr gene encoding vascular endothelial growth factor receptor 2 isoform X3: MPRVRGKSQCHATYLLLHEVAYICALLCQQSQSVKTLLSQKYPTKELNPNGKDIFWDSMKGVSVPSHLISYAGLVFCQTRIHNETYKSPLYIVTVVGYKIHDLTLTPAHERLSVGEKLVLNCTAYTELSVAIEFTWTHPISLAPVNGSGRTYTTSHKKKLWNSLELSNTLTVENVTGNYTGKYTCTASSGKMVKTASASLVVFEKPFIDFDDHKWVKVLGVNASAQNIKIPVKFDAYPEPTVRWYKNDQPIYKDDYRFKPTRDSLMILGLAEKDAGNYTVVLTNKITKEEQRRSVQLLVNVPPHIIEKEVAVDTDVHMYGSSPTLRCTARGIPTPTRIQWQWMSREDCPLLFQSGVASFGVKMEDCTKWRDISNTTGQNPIARISSDTDHVHKTVSSLKIQKAKVHALYKCLTSNKAGQDSRIIVFHVTRGLELSVSPSREPIEQDQVVLRCKADRLIYGNLAWFRVENEFDTEQVPAVQSCRGLSLSQQPLSQAVLSGLQGTNVTLELPLTNVSRRDQGVYACQVENIKTGERTCLLRHLTLRALEAARILNNLTDQRVNVSATTMLICEVTGTPTPTVMWTKHNQTVVEGSGVILSRLNQTLTILRVKEEDGGLYTCTACNSRGCDTSQSNLITEGAEEKTNVELIVPIGSVVIAMFFWLLIVFVIRSRKRTNNGDMKTGYLSIILDSEDMPMDEHCERLTYDANKWEFPRDRLKLGDQLGRGAFGQVVEAAAFGIEKATTCTTVAVKMLKEGATSSEYRALMSELKILIHIGHHLNVVNLLGACTKPGSPLMVIVEYCKHGNLSSYLKSKRGEYSPFKRRRPRSGQWERMEEDVTEGDLGLGTSTHLDICTGTAVCSRPGEESSVSHVEEEDESCEWEEHLTMEDLISYSFQVAKGMEFLSSRKCIHRDLAARNILLSENNIVKICDFGLARDVYKDPDYVRKGDARLPLKWMAPETIFDRVYTTQSDVWSFGILLWEIFSLGASPYPGVGIDEAFCRRLKEGTRMRAPDYATTEIYQTMLDCWLDKPTDRPNFTELVEHLGNLLQASAHQDGKDYIPLTAVEVEGGSLSPEPRNPFTRIIREETHVPQIHCDNTPAISLGLSQQSDRCSRPLSVKTFDDVPVGHSSVMEGQTDSGMCLSPEEMKSLDHQRHRTSNFSHIQRCKSKESLASESSNQTSGYQSGYHSDDTDAPIYANEEMIMKRSIVKKPLPPKTADKFSVEVRYSTPPV; the protein is encoded by the exons ATGCCGAGGGTCCGTGGAAAATCTCAATGTCACGCTACATACC TCTTACTACATGAAGTGGCCTACATTTGTGCTCTACTCTGTCAACAAAGCCAGTCGGTAAAGACCTTGCTCTCTCAG AAGTATCCCACGAAAGAACTTAATCCGAACGGCAAGGACATTTTTTGGGATAGCATGAAGGGTGTCTCAGTCCCCAGTCACCTGATCAGCTACGCTGGACTGGTCTTCTGTCAGACACGCATACACAATGAGACCTACAAGTCACCTCTctacattgttacagttgttg GATATAAGATCCATGACCTTACCCTGACCCCGGCACATGAGAGGCTGTCTGTGGGGGAAAAATTGGTGCTAAACTGCACTGCCTACACAGAGCTCAGCGTGGCCATCGAATTCACCTGGACACACCCTATCAGCCTG GCCCCAGTGAATGGCTCTGGTCGGACCTACACCACGTCACACAAGAAGAAGCTGTGGAACTCTCTGGAACTGTCCAACACACTCACAGTGGAGAACGTGACCGGCAACTACACAGGAAAGTATACCTGCACAGCCTCCAGTGGAAAAATGGTCAAAACTGCATCTGCATCTCTTGTGGTCTTTG AAAAGCCTTTTATTGATTTTGATGACCACAAGTGGGTTAAGGTTCTGGGGGTGAACGCTAGTGCCCAGAACATTAAGATCCCAGTCAAGTTCGACGCCTACCCAGAACCTACAGTCAGATG GTATAAGAATGACCAGCCTATTTACAAGGATGACTATAGATTTAAACCTACCAGGGACTCGCTCATGATCCTTGGCCTAGCTGAAAAGGATGCTGGGAATTACACCGTGGTCTTGACCAATAAGATAACAAAAGAAGAGCAGAGACGCTCCGTCCAGCTCTTGGTCAATG TCCCTCCCCATATCATTGAGAAGGAGGTTGCTGTGGACACTGATGTTCACATGTACGGCAGCAGCCCCACCCTCAGGTGCACTGCCCGTGGAATCCCCACCCCTACACGCATCCAATGGCAGTGGATGTCCAGAGAGGACTGCCCACTCCTCTTTCA GTCGGGAGTGGCGAGCTTTGGGGTCAAGATGGAGGACTGTACCAAATGGAGGGACATCAGCAATACCACAGGGCAGAATCCTATCGCCCGAATTAGCAGTGACACAGATCACGTACACAAG ACTGTGAGTTCTCTGAAGATCCAGAAAGCCAAGGTCCACGCCCTCTACAAATGCCTGACTTCTAACAAAGCGGGACAAGATTCACGCATTATCGTCTTCCATGTGACAC GTGGTCTGGAGCTGAGTGTGTCTCCGTCCCGTGAGCCCATTGAGCAGGACCAGGTGGTTCTGAGGTGTAAGGCAGACAGGCTGATCTATGGAAATTTGGCCTGGTTCCGTGTggaaaatgagtttgacacagaGCAGGTCCCTGCTGTCCAGTCCTGTCGGGGCCTGTCCCTATCCCAGCAGCCCTTGTCCCAGGCTGTCCTCTCTGGGCTGCAGGGCACCAACGTTACCCTGGAGCTGCCCCTGACCAATGTGTCTCGGAGGGACCAGGGGGTGTACGCCTGCCAGGTGGAGAACATCAAGACTGGGGAGAGGACATGTCTCCTCCGACACCTCACCCTCAGAG CACTTGAGGCCGCGAGGATCCTGAACAATTTGACAGACCAGAGAGTGAACGTCAGTGCGACGACCATGCTAATATGTGAGGTGACCGGTACACCCACCCCAACCGTGATGTGGACCAAACACAACCAAACAGTGGTGGAGGGCTCTG GTGTGATTCTGAGCCGATTGAACCAGACCCTGACCATCCTGCGTGTGAAGGAGGAGGACGGTGGTCTGTATACCTGTACTGCCTGTAACAGCCGGGGCTGCGACACATCTCAGAGCAACCTTATCACTGAAG GTGCAGAGGAGAAGACTAATGTAGAGCTGATTGTTCCTATTGGCTCTGTGGTCATCGCCATGTTCTTCTGGCTTCTCATCGTCTTCGTCATCCGCAGCAGGAAAAGA aCAAATAATGGGGACATGAAGACAGGGTACCTGTCCATCATCCTTGACTCTGAGGACATGCCCATGGACGAGCACTGTGAGAGGCTCACATACGACGCCAACAAGTGGGAGTTCCCTCGTGACAGGCTGAAACTAG GTGACCAATTGGGGCGTGGAGCTTTTGGACAGGTAGTAGAGGCAGCAGCCTTTGGCATAGAGAAAGCCACTACCTGTACTACAGTGGCAGTCAAGATGCTGAAAG AGGGAGCCACATCCAGTGAGTACCGTGCACTGATGTCAGAGCTGAAGATCCTCATCCACATCGGCCACCATCTCAATGTGGTCAACCTGCTGGGGGCCTGCACCAAACCAGGGA gTCCATTGATGGTGATTGTGGAGTACTGTAAACACGGCAACCTCTCCAGCTATTTAAAGAGCAAGCGTGGAGAGTACAGCCCCTTCAAG AGGAGGCGGCCTCGGTCAGGTCAGTGGGAGCGGATGGAGGAGGACGTGACTGAAGGGGACCTGGGTTTGGGGACCAGCACCCACTTGGACATTTGCACTGGGACAGCAGTCTGCTCCAGACCTGGAGAGGAGAGCTCTGTTAGCCacgtagaggaggaggatg AGAGTTGTGAGTGGGAGGAGCACCTGACAATGGAGGACCTGATCAGCTATAGCTTCCAGGTGGCCAAGGGCATGGAGTTCCTATCCTCTCGCAAGTGCATCCATCGGGACCTAGCAGCTAGGAACATCTTGCTCTCAGAAAACAACATTGTGAAGATCTGTGACTTTGGTCTGGCCAGAGACGTCTACAAAGACCCCGACTACGTCCGCAAGGGAGAC GCGCGGCTCCCTCTGAAATGGATGGCTCCTGAGACCATCTTCGACCGGGTCTATACCACACAGAGCGACGTGTGGTCCTTTGGCATTCTGCTCTGGGAGATCTTCTCTCTGG GGGCATCTCCATACCCTGGTGTTGGCATTGATGAGGCCTTCTGCAGGAGGCTGAAGGAAGGGACCAGGATGAGAGCACCAGACTACGCCACCACTGAGAT ATATCAAACCATGTTGGACTGCTGGCTGGACAAACCTACCGACAGACCAAATTTCACTGAGCTCGTAGAACATCTGGGGAACCTGCTACAGGCCAGCGCTCATCAG GATGGGAAGGACTACATCCCTTTGACAgcagtggaggtggaggggggcTCACTCAGCCCTGAACCCAGGAACCCCTTCACCAGGATCATCAGAGAGGAAACCCATGTCCCCCAGATTCACTGTGACAACACACCCGCCATCTCCCTCGG GCTCTCCCAGCAGAGTGACAGGTGCAGTCGACCACTCAGTGTGAAGACTTTTGATGACGTCCCTGTGGGGCATAGCAGCGTCATG GAGGGTCAGACGGACAGCGGTATGTGCCTATCACCAGAGGAGATGAAGAGTCTGGACCATCAGCGTCACCGCACGTCCAACTTCAG TCACATCCAGCGATGTAAGAGTAAGGAGTCTCTGGCCTCCGAGTCGTCCAATCAGACGAGTGGGTACCAGTCAGGCTACCACTCAGACGACACTGACGCACCCATTTATGCTAATGAGGAGATGATCATGAAGAGAAGCATTGTGAAGAAGCCACTGCCGCCCAAAACAGCAGACAAGTTCAGTGTTGAGGTGCGCTACAGTACACCCCCTGTTTAG